Genomic DNA from Lutibacter sp. A80:
TTATTAAAATTATTAATGAAATTACGGATGTTATAGAACCTCCAACTAATTGTACCAAGCCTGTACCAACAAGATTTCTAACACCTTCAACATCTGTCATAACTCTAGAAACTAATGCACCAGACTTATTATTATCGAAAAAACTTATGGGTAATGTTAAAAGCTTTTTTTGAACTTTTGCTCTTAGCAATGAAATTAAATGTTGTGCTTCTACGCTTAACAAACGCGTTAAAGAAAACGAGGTTATTGCCTGAATAAGAATTGCTGTACAAACAATAATAATTAATGTTGTAAGTGCTCTCATATCTTGTGAGGGAATTACATCATCTATCAAGTTTTTACTGGCATAAGGAAGTACCAAACTGGATAAACTTTTAGCCATTATTAAAAATAAACCTATAGAGATTATTTTTTTTCTTGGCCAAATAAACTCTTTAAATGCCCACCAAAATGATACGTTCTTTTTACTCATACCTTTAATAGTCGAAAATCGAGCCATAACTTTACAAATGACAATTAGGCAGAGAAAAAAGTTTATTATAAAACACTAATTAACAACAGTTTTAAAGCTATAAAAGCAGTATTTAGATTTGTGTAATTGCTAAAAGTAAAAGAGGTTGTTTTAAAACAACCTCTTTTCCACTAAATATTTTAAAGTATATTTTACTTTTTATTATCATAGAAATCCTTCAATACAAAAAACGCTTTCTTTTTTTGTCCGTCTTCAGAAATTAATCCTTTTCTATTATAACCATCTTGTATTTTTGGTAATACACGTCTTGGCGATCTAAAATCAACTAAAATCCAAGGAGAAAAACCTTGTAATTGCTCAATTCCTTCCAACATTTTTAAAGTTTGAATATACAAATCCTCTTGATATTCTTCAGTCCAACGTGTTAATTTATCGCCGTGAAAACCAACTTTAGCCCCAGCACCAAATTCTGAAATTAAGACTGGTTTATTTTGTGTAATTTTCCAACTAAGTTGTCCACATTTATCTGGTAAACCATCATACCAACCAACATATTGATTAAAACTTAATACATCAACAACATCGGCAAAGTCGTCGTGAATTGTTCTTATAGACGGATTTCCTTGATAATCTGTTTGCTCTAAAGCTGCACTAATTAATCTAGTTGGATCCATTTCACGTGTGTGTGCTGCTAAATTTCCAAGGAAAACATTACGAGCATCACTAGTAGGCGTTTCGTTTGCCATAGACCAAATAATTACAGAAGCTCTATTTTTATCTCTATTAATAACCTCTGATAATTGATTTTCGGCATTTTTATAAGTTTCCTCATTATCCCAAGCAATGGTCCAATAAACCGGGTTTTCTTCCCAAACTAATATTCCCATTTTATCGGCTAGTCTAACCATATGTTCGTTATGTGGATAATGTGCTAAACGCACATAATTACATCCCAATTCTTTTGCCCAATTTAGCAATTGTTGCGCGTCTTCTATTGTAGATCCTCTACCTCCAGAAATTGGACTTTCTTCGTGAATAGAAATTCCTTTTAAATATATTTTTTCATCATTTAAAAGAATTTCTTGTCCTTGTGTTTTAATAGTTCTAAACCCAATTTGATCTTCAATTTTATCTGCACCAACAGTTAAAACTACATTGTATAAATATGGATTTTGAGTTGACCAATATTTAATTTTTTTCGATTTTATTTGAATAGAAGCAATACCTTCTTTATTAGTTACAACTTTTTCTTTTATTTTAAGTTCTGGAATAGTTACTAAAATTTCTTTTTCAGAAACATCTTGCCCTTTTAATTGCACAAACCCTTTAATTTGTTGGTTATTTTCAGGATTTAATTGAATAAAATAATCTTGAATAAAAGTACTAGGAACCTCAACTAATTTTACATCTCTTGTAATTCCACCATAATTAAACCAATCGGTATTTAAAGTTGGAACACCTTCTGCTATTCTTTTATTATCAACTTTTACAACTAAAAAATTATCACTTTCTTTTAAAAGATCGGTTACTTCAAAATTAAAAGGTGTAAAACCACCTGTATGAGCCCCTAATTTTTTTCCATTAAAATACACATCTGATTGATAATTTACGGCTTCAAAATATACAAAAACACGGTTATCTTGATTGTTTTTCACATAATCGAAAGATTTTTTATACCAAAGCGTACCTTCATAATAGTATAAATTTTCTTTTTGCGTATTCCAATCACCTGGCACTGCAATTGAATCTGACAAATCAAAATCATATTCTACCAAATCAGTTTTATCTTTTGGTTTTGCATTCATAAAAAATGCACTACTACCCGGGTTTTCTTGATCTTCAAATGCTTCTAAACGGTAATTATAAAAACCGTTTTCATAAGGATCTACAATATATTTCCAATCGCCATTTAAACTTTCTGACGATCGATTGTATGTGTTTATTATTAAATTTTCTTGCGCATTTATTTGTGAAAAAAATGAGAATACAAAAATTAATAAAAGGATTTTTTTGTGAATTTTAAACATCTTATAGTTAATTTTAATTTATTATGATTTATACAATGTTGACTGTTAACTGTAATCAATTCTGATTGTTATACTATTTTAAATAATTGATTTGTTAATTTTTGTAATATATTTTGTGTTTTAATAATTCCTGCGGATTTCCACCCACTAAAATTTCAAACTCGCCAGGTTCTATAACCCAGTTATTATCAATTCCAATACTTTCTAAGTCTTTAGTAGTTAACTTAAACTCAACTGTTTTTGCTTCACCAGCTTTTAAATTAATTTTATTAAAACGAATTAATTTTTTTGCATCTGGAGAAACTGTTGCCACTACGTCTTTTACAAATACTTCTACCGCTTCATTTCCTGCTCTATCTCCTGTATTTTCTACCGTAACTGAAACTTTAAATTCCTCTGAATTTGATAGCGTATCTTTATCTATACTTAAATTTGAATATTCAAAAGTTGTGTATGAAAGTCCGAAACCAAACTCAAATTGTGGGTAAAAACCATCGTATCCCCAACTTATATCTCTTATATCAGCTTTTTTATAATAATAAGGCAATATATTCCCTGTATATTTTGGGTACGTATATGGCAACTTACCACTAGGATTTACATCTCCAAAAATTATATCGGAAATTGCTCTTCCTCCTTCTTGTCCTGGCAAATAAGCCATAAGTATTCCATCAACTAAAGGTTCAATGTCTTTTATAATTCTAGGTCTTCCTTGTACTAAAACTAAAATAATTGGCTTTCCTGTTTTGGCTAATTTTTTAACCAA
This window encodes:
- a CDS encoding glycoside hydrolase family 2 protein, which codes for MFKIHKKILLLIFVFSFFSQINAQENLIINTYNRSSESLNGDWKYIVDPYENGFYNYRLEAFEDQENPGSSAFFMNAKPKDKTDLVEYDFDLSDSIAVPGDWNTQKENLYYYEGTLWYKKSFDYVKNNQDNRVFVYFEAVNYQSDVYFNGKKLGAHTGGFTPFNFEVTDLLKESDNFLVVKVDNKRIAEGVPTLNTDWFNYGGITRDVKLVEVPSTFIQDYFIQLNPENNQQIKGFVQLKGQDVSEKEILVTIPELKIKEKVVTNKEGIASIQIKSKKIKYWSTQNPYLYNVVLTVGADKIEDQIGFRTIKTQGQEILLNDEKIYLKGISIHEESPISGGRGSTIEDAQQLLNWAKELGCNYVRLAHYPHNEHMVRLADKMGILVWEENPVYWTIAWDNEETYKNAENQLSEVINRDKNRASVIIWSMANETPTSDARNVFLGNLAAHTREMDPTRLISAALEQTDYQGNPSIRTIHDDFADVVDVLSFNQYVGWYDGLPDKCGQLSWKITQNKPVLISEFGAGAKVGFHGDKLTRWTEEYQEDLYIQTLKMLEGIEQLQGFSPWILVDFRSPRRVLPKIQDGYNRKGLISEDGQKKKAFFVLKDFYDNKK